In Sporichthya polymorpha DSM 43042, a genomic segment contains:
- a CDS encoding DUF5667 domain-containing protein codes for MTVGPRKRQRVRQFALALDGAAVEETAAVPLARLATSLQGVGTALTAAAPADDFKAALRNRILAVGAVTTPPPAVAAPAPWRRRLVAASAVLAVSTGSGAGLAVASGNALPGDRLYEVKLAIENMRLALAPNDIAKAERYLAIASTRLSEIKAMLAENPNAAADPALVQELRETMLAMAEAVNAGSALFFEVFERTGDAAVLATLEQFLAERAEGLSAVRDLLPVELRMNSASLLVELEGLAAKVAYVTGRSADLARPIALVGDTDRDRADRHADRTVLDSSAAAIAQALEAMRAAAQAAQQQAAPAAAETEAAAEQQEPATETFKRDVSKYIEVDVAGSDGSFDHVAVTSMPNTDRERQVTTGSLKGSPVREAGSSADHLLWSLPVPSNEINASVPGSLSASFSPSGARYAHLAAE; via the coding sequence GTGACCGTGGGTCCGCGGAAGCGGCAGCGCGTGCGGCAGTTCGCCCTCGCGCTGGACGGCGCGGCTGTCGAGGAGACGGCCGCGGTCCCCCTGGCGCGCCTCGCGACCTCCCTGCAGGGCGTCGGCACCGCGCTGACCGCGGCCGCCCCCGCGGACGACTTCAAGGCCGCCCTCCGCAACCGCATCCTCGCCGTCGGGGCCGTCACGACCCCGCCGCCCGCGGTCGCCGCCCCGGCCCCGTGGCGCCGGCGCCTGGTCGCCGCGAGCGCCGTCCTCGCCGTCTCGACCGGCAGCGGCGCCGGCCTGGCCGTCGCCAGCGGCAACGCGCTGCCCGGCGATCGCCTCTACGAGGTCAAGCTCGCGATCGAGAACATGCGCCTCGCGCTCGCCCCGAACGACATCGCGAAGGCCGAGCGGTACCTTGCGATCGCGTCCACGCGTCTGAGCGAGATCAAGGCGATGCTCGCCGAGAACCCGAACGCCGCCGCCGACCCGGCGCTGGTGCAGGAGCTCCGCGAGACGATGCTCGCGATGGCCGAGGCCGTGAACGCCGGGAGCGCCCTGTTCTTCGAGGTCTTCGAGCGCACCGGCGACGCCGCCGTCCTCGCGACGCTGGAGCAGTTCCTCGCCGAGCGCGCCGAGGGCCTGTCCGCGGTCCGCGACCTGCTCCCGGTCGAGCTGCGGATGAACTCCGCCTCGCTGCTCGTCGAGCTCGAGGGCCTCGCCGCCAAGGTCGCGTATGTGACCGGCCGCTCGGCCGACCTCGCCCGTCCGATCGCCCTCGTCGGCGACACCGACCGCGACCGCGCCGACCGCCACGCGGACCGGACCGTCCTCGACAGCTCCGCCGCCGCGATCGCCCAGGCGCTCGAGGCCATGCGCGCCGCCGCCCAGGCCGCGCAGCAGCAGGCCGCTCCGGCCGCCGCCGAGACCGAGGCCGCCGCCGAGCAGCAGGAGCCCGCGACCGAGACCTTCAAGCGGGACGTCAGCAAGTACATCGAGGTCGACGTCGCCGGCAGCGACGGCAGCTTCGACCACGTCGCCGTCACGAGCATGCCCAACACCGACCGCGAGCGTCAGGTCACCACCGGCTCGCTCAAGGGCAGCCCCGTCCGCGAGGCCGGCAGCTCCGCCGACCACCTCCTCTGGAGCCTCCCGGTCCCGAGCAACGAGATCAACGCCTCGGTCCCCGGCAGCCTCTCCGCGAGCTTCAGCCCCTCCGGCGCCCGGTACGCCCACCTCGCCGCCGAGTAG
- a CDS encoding ECF subfamily RNA polymerase sigma factor, BldN family: protein MSRPPFTDVSGLARLRDAVLAPPALAVAGGFDGAAPRGPFAGTGRHRAESSPHTLLSVAANAAGNVLGLPGQASAPAELDDPEARRLTALVNRAKDGDTEAFARLYDHYVDTIYRYVYYRVGSKQLAEDLTSETFLRALRRIETFTWQGRDFGAWLVTISRNLVADHFKSSRFRLEVTTADMVDSDHVEESPEGEVMATFTNTALLEALQRLNAQQQECLVLRFLQGLSVAETAKVMGKNEGAIKTLQYRAIRALAALLPEEIR, encoded by the coding sequence ATGTCCCGTCCGCCGTTCACCGACGTGTCAGGCCTCGCACGCCTGCGCGATGCCGTGCTGGCGCCACCCGCACTCGCGGTCGCCGGCGGGTTCGACGGTGCTGCGCCGCGCGGACCCTTCGCGGGCACCGGACGCCACCGTGCCGAGTCCTCGCCCCACACCCTGCTGAGTGTCGCGGCGAACGCGGCCGGCAATGTCCTCGGGCTCCCGGGCCAGGCCAGCGCGCCGGCCGAGCTCGACGACCCGGAGGCGCGCCGCCTCACCGCGCTGGTCAACCGCGCGAAGGACGGCGACACCGAGGCGTTCGCCCGGCTCTACGACCACTACGTCGACACGATCTACCGGTACGTCTACTACCGCGTCGGCTCCAAGCAGCTGGCCGAGGACCTCACCAGCGAGACGTTCCTGCGCGCGCTGCGCCGCATCGAGACCTTCACCTGGCAGGGCCGGGACTTCGGCGCGTGGCTCGTCACCATCTCCCGGAACCTGGTCGCGGACCACTTCAAGTCCAGCCGGTTCCGTCTCGAGGTCACCACGGCGGACATGGTCGACTCCGACCACGTCGAGGAGAGCCCCGAGGGCGAGGTCATGGCGACCTTCACCAACACCGCCCTGCTGGAGGCCCTGCAACGTCTGAACGCGCAGCAGCAGGAATGCCTCGTCCTGAGATTCCTTCAGGGTCTGTCGGTCGCCGAGACGGCGAAGGTCATGGGGAAGAACGAGGGCGCGATCAAGACGCTGCAGTACCGGGCGATCCGGGCCCTCGCCGCTCTGCTGCCGGAGGAGATCCGATGA
- a CDS encoding HAD family hydrolase — MSAEADTGGGAAAFFDVDNTIVRGASIFHLARGLYARRFFSTRDIARFAVMQLKFVIGGSEDLNDMDSAKTMALSFIDGHSVEELVAVGEEIFDELIARRIWPGTRALTQMHLYAGQQVWLVTATPVELATTIANRLGLTGALGTVAEVRNGVYTGRLVGEPLHGLAKARAVEALAERENLDLARCSAYSDSANDIPLLSLVGHPCAVNPDAKLRAHAKAHGWRIRDYRTGRKAAKIGVPTAAGAGAMAGGIAAAISVHRRHLRGSG, encoded by the coding sequence ATGTCGGCCGAGGCGGACACCGGGGGTGGTGCGGCGGCCTTTTTCGACGTCGACAACACGATCGTCCGCGGCGCCTCGATCTTCCATCTCGCGCGCGGCCTCTATGCGCGGAGATTCTTCTCGACCCGCGACATCGCCCGCTTCGCGGTGATGCAGCTGAAATTCGTGATCGGCGGGTCCGAGGACCTCAACGACATGGATTCGGCGAAAACCATGGCGCTGTCGTTCATCGACGGTCACTCCGTGGAGGAATTGGTCGCCGTCGGTGAAGAGATATTCGACGAATTGATCGCCCGGCGGATCTGGCCGGGCACCCGCGCGCTGACGCAAATGCACCTCTACGCCGGCCAGCAGGTGTGGCTGGTGACCGCGACGCCGGTCGAGCTCGCGACGACGATCGCCAACCGGCTCGGCCTCACCGGCGCGCTCGGGACGGTGGCCGAGGTCCGCAACGGCGTCTACACCGGACGCCTCGTCGGGGAGCCGCTGCACGGGCTCGCGAAGGCGCGCGCCGTCGAGGCGCTGGCCGAGCGCGAGAACCTCGATCTGGCACGGTGTTCGGCCTACAGCGACTCGGCGAACGACATCCCGTTGCTCTCCCTCGTCGGGCACCCGTGCGCGGTGAACCCGGACGCGAAACTGCGCGCGCACGCGAAGGCGCACGGCTGGCGGATCCGCGACTACCGGACCGGCCGCAAGGCCGCCAAGATCGGCGTCCCCACCGCCGCCGGGGCGGGCGCGATGGCGGGCGGGATCGCGGCCGCGATCTCGGTCCACCGGCGGCACCTGCGCGGGTCGGGCTGA